The Apium graveolens cultivar Ventura chromosome 10, ASM990537v1, whole genome shotgun sequence nucleotide sequence CTAGATTCCATAATCGTATTCTTCTGAATGTCAGGAATCTTGGAATCATATAcgagaaaccgatatgcagtgctATGTGGTGGATATCCGATAaagatacaatccacagtctttGGACCAATCTTTACTTTCTTAGGTGTGGGACCAGTACCTTTGCCAGGTACCCCCACACTTTCAagtgttggtaacttggtttctttttcttccacatttcataaggacttacatccaTATTCTTGCgcatagtaatatttaaaatattattcgcgcttaagatggcttcccCCCACATCGACTGCGGAAGTCCAGAGTTTAGCAACATCACATTCATCATTTCTTtgagagtgcgattcttcctctCAGCCACTCCATTTGaatgaggggagtatggtgcagtgacctcatagattataccatgttgtgaataTAATTCCCCAAAGGGTTCAatatattcacctccacgatcacttcgtatccTCCATGGtcatctcctttcgcttgtgcttaaggtagttcttgaacaTTTTCCATGCAGGTGGCAGCTTTTTAATCAGAGTAGCAACTTGAAAAGATTCACTAATGGTCATTCCTCCAGCATGAATTTCATGAATAATCACCTGCAGTTCTTGCATCTGACTGACCAAAGTCTTAGAATCTGTCATCTTATATTCAAGAAAACGGCCAACagtccacttctttgccccagcgtcctcgattttatacttatggtcaagtgactcccataaggcCTTAGCTGTTGGCTTCGAGCTATACACGTTATACAACGAGTTAGCTAAACAATTCAGCACATAATTCCGACATATATAGTcagagtgcttccaagcatccaCATCATACAAAGTCTGCGTGTTGCTCTCACCAGTGAGCAATGGTACATCTTCCTTCAGGAAGCGATCCAgatgcaacgtggtcagatagAAGTACATCTTTTGctgccaacgtttgaagttcgttccgttgaacttctcagaTTTTTCAACGTGTGCAGCAGACATAGTTGGCATAAcatgtgcagcaggcaccacATGTGGGACAAATGGTACGTGtgtctgtactacaggtgtatgcacactagtaggcaccgcaggtataatcggaggagtgaatcctgccgatatctgtccaagaggcACACTAAACTGTCAAATGAtagtgtgtcccacaggcacatgtcccgaaggcacatgtccaacaggtgTTTGACCTCCATCAGATACCACGATttgtgcgttagggttaatcgcctgctggtgaaccccatcagatccaacgatctgtgcgttgggatcagccgtcatgtttATTGTATTGTTCACAGTGTTATCGTCTAtagatctgttactcaacaaaacagGCAGAGACAGATGTATTAGTcacatatataaaataataatagaTTTAAGATTGTGAAccacaatctgcgattaatacaaacAAAATATACGAAtaacagaatagacaataaaaGGATATAATAAGATAAATTCTCGAGTCCAGCGTatactgtctccttaaagctattacGGCTCTCACCGTATGTGCAAGTTCCGTAATTGAATCAGAATTATTATTTTGccaaatcaattataataattcgTAATAAAAAATGAATTAAGAATTTAAGAGCCCAAACCCAgtggaaattaaataattattcaGGCAGCCTGCGCGCATGTAGTTGTTGGGCCAATACATAAGTAACACATTTAAATACTACATAAGTGTTTTACTATATAAAGTTATGCATTCTCCTTTGCAAAATCAACGTGGGACTTTCACAAATTTTCACAACTAAGTGACTAACTTTGGATGATCATATCTCATCCATCTCttagtcattttgagtgattcaaagtgTCTCGAAAAGCTCTCACGGAGGAAAACACGTTCCAAGTGTCACTTGTCGCGCGCACGCGACATTCGTCCACTCAAACTATGGCTCAAATTGACTCGACAATGTGGGGCTACTACCCACATTTTCCAACAATAGTAACCTGTAAGATAatattgattcatatatttctgGACTAGCTTGTAGCTTCTTATACTAATTGCTTCCATCAATTTCCTATCCGGTGTTGGTTTGGTGTGAACTGTGGTTGCATTGTATGACAAGGCTCCTGTTACCCCTATTTTATCGCAGAGAAGACCAAGCATATTACCGGTGACGTGCAGTTTGAAATATATGGCACTACGTTCTTGTCTATGTTATACagtatttcttttatgatcctgGACATGTTGTCAACTTTAGTTCATTAGGTTCCACCAGAAGCAGTTGAGGTTATGGCTTGTCTGATTATTTGAAAAGGATTATTAACTCTATCCTAAAGTTTTTCTTCTGTGATTCCTAATATCAAGCTGTTCACTGAGCTAAATATTCGAAAGTATAGCTCTGTCACTGCTGTACTGCTGTACTATGCTAGAAGGTAACTCAAAAGCTCATAAAACTGTAGGTTGCTTCCCTGTTTTTTTTTGTGTACACAGAAGTATAGAGCAATGGTTCTGGTGTCTTTCAtttttcatattataatattCTCATGCATAACACATTCAATCGTGAATGCATCGAGAAAGACCAGCAAGATCATTAATTGGCATATACATTCATGCCTATAAGATTGAAGCAGTGTCTGATCGACTACAGAAGCTGAAGATGGCCTTGCTCCTTTAGGTATGCAACACAATCGTCAAACATCTCTTCCAGAGACTTGAACTTGAATCCCAAACTCCTCAATTTGGTGGTGTCCAACTCATAATATGGCCGATCAAGCTTCTCAAACCTATATAGTTTAGTGGATTAACACAAAGATTTGTGCATAAAAACAAGTAATCATTTCTAATATTAAGTAGATTAACAAACTTTCTAGGAATAGGTAGGGTTGGATATCGTGCAGACAAAAGGGATGTGAGCTCTTCATTGTCGACAACAGTTGAGCTACACAAGTAGCGGCCGTGGGCATCTTTGTGCTCATAGACAAGGATATGACAGAGAGCCACATCATCTATGTGTACATATCCCATCCTTCCATGGTATTGGAATCTTATCGTCTCCCCTTCAATTTTTTACTGAATAATTAGTTCATGTAAACACTAAAATCTAAAGAAACTGAATTACATATGCTATACTATACCATACTAGTATATGCATCTATATACCTTTAAGTAAGCCAAGAACATCAGCTGCAGTTGAACACAAATGTTGTGGCAAACTAGGTCCGATGACAAAGGAGGGAAGAACGGTAACCAGGTCAATGTTATTGTTGTTGCAGAACTCCCAAGCAGCCTTCTCTGCTAAGGTTTTCGATAAGGCATACCAAATCTGATATTGTTCACACAGTTCTACTGAACTCCAAGAGGACTCGTCCAGAGCTACATTCGGGCTACTAACATCTCTTGCTCTTACAGTTGACGAGGATGAGGTTAGAACCACACGCCTTAATGATGGATTCTTTTTGCAGGAACGAAGCACATTTAAAGTTCCATCGATTGCTGGTTTCAAGATTTCTGCCTAAATGGACACATTTTGTTGCAACTTAATTACAAATCAAGCAAGCAAAGCAGATGGGCATGCAGTATGTTGATATAATGCACAACCAGACACAAATATGCCTGCATAATACTAAATATGCATCATGCTAATTAGCAAAAAGAAAAAGCAATTATATGCAGCATGTTCATGCCTTGGGATCAGAGGTAGGGCGTCCAAGGACCGGAGAAGCAGTATGGAAGACACCGGCACAGCCAAAGATTGCACTATCAAAGCTGCCCTCCTCTGTTAGCTCTGCTTTTACTAGCTGAAGTCTGTCCTTGGCTCCTTCCAGCTTCCACAGATGAGCAAGTTTCTTATCATCATCTGAATTTATAAAAATGTAATTCAGGTATTATTTCTGCATATGGGAACTTAATAATCCTGCTAAGTCCGCCTCCTAACACTAAAGTTTTTGACGAGAACTGGTAAGTGAACGTAGTATGAGAGTAACAGTGATGATGTATATAGTGAAAGGGAATATATAAGTAATAACCTGGATCTCTTACAGTCCCAATGACATGATAACCAGACAGGAGTAAGCGCTTGATGAGCCATGAAGCCAGAAAGCCAGATGCACCAGTCACACATACTTTCCCTTTCATCATATTCTTAATACTTGTTATTTGTTAAATACCTGTTTCTTCCTTAACACATGCATTTATAGATTGTTTGGCTCTGAAGGTTATATGTAGATCAATGTACATATTTATATAATCTCACACATCAAGTACATGATACAAgctttcattttttttaataagTTTTTGGTTTGGAGGTGGGAGGAATTAGCTAGGAAGAATGTAGGAAAGGTAAGTCATCATATACTTGTGATGGGGAATTTTTAATGCTCTACATATACTATAATTCCTGATTAGTGACCGCCAAAGAGGCTGTGAACTTATCATCAACTTGTAGTCATTATTTTGAGGTCGGTAAATGCAAAGATTCATATCACCGAGATAATGACTGGTCTGCTATAAATAAAAACAGATAAAATTAAGGTGATACAAATTTGATCAACAATTACAAAAACCTCATTTGTAATGCTAGAGGTAAAAAAATGTGtgtttattttttttcaatttttacaAGTAAAAAAACACGTACTTAAACATGTGTACTTTGTTATTCCCtcattttttttgaataaaagtttaaacataacacttttatttaaaaaaaattaaaaaaatattatgaaactatactttaaacGAGTATTAAAAAATATGCCGAAAAATAACGTAAACAATTCAGTGGGACGGATGgagtatttttttaaaaaaagattaATACATATCTCTCAAATGTGTTTTTTGATGCTAATATTTCTCAAATATGTAGTATGTTGATATTTTAGACGAACTCATAATTTTCCGTAAACGAATAAGATCTTAACCGGCTGAACTAATGAGGAGGAGTTAATAATTATGATCACAATTAACCAAACTCACAGCAAATACACTGGGTACACTTAGTATATTCAGTTAATCGAATGGAAAAATGGaaactattttttttaattgGGTTTGATAATATAATAGCAACACACAAAAAAAGAGGAGAAAAAGAGAGGAATCAGGAAAATGGTAAGGTGTTAATTAAATATTGCGATTGATTGTATCCCAAAATTTTAAGTAgcttaattattgtaaatttGATTCAAAGTGATAATCgattaattttatttgattattcTGTTAAATTCGAAAACTGAAAATAGTCAAAACTGAAAAATGATAAAAGGGAGGGTATAGCTTATTTTGGACTTCAATATGATAACTAAAACTTTTTATTTAGCTCACAAATCATGATGAAATATGGCTTTAATTCTTCCTAAGTGAGTTATTTCAAAGAATCAAAACGTGATTTTATCATAATTTAGTGAGTCAAATACACAATTTCACTAATCATATTAAAGTCTAAAATGTGCTATACCTTCATGTATTATCATTTTACAATTTCAGCTAATTTCAATTTTCAGCGTGAACGAGATgatcaaattaaaataatttatgattatttttaataaaatttaaaataattaatctaTTTAAATTTTGTGAACGCATTTCGCGGCTTGACCAAAAGGCAAGGAGCACGGAGGGAGGGGGCAGTGGTCAGCACTAATAATCTACTAGGAGTACAACTAGACTCCAAATCATAGCCAACACATAGCTTCAGTTGAGACACGCTTACATACAACATTCATTCACATACATACATAATATACATAGACCATTGTTTTCTTTTTACATTCAATTCAGCCACCATCTTTGAATTGTCAATCCGTTTGATCTCTTCTCTCCCTCTCCCCAGGAACATCTCACCGTCGTCAACTTCCCCCCTTCCACTGCGTTGATATTTCTACTACTTTCTTCCCTTCcggtactctctctctctctctctctctctctctccctctctctctccctctctccagTATTATCATTATTGTTTCTACTTTTCCAATACATGCTTACTACTACTTGTTGCTGTCGTTTACTGTTTAATTTtactccctctctctctctctctctctcatattaGTCTTGAATACTCTACGGATCTGATCTAACTTGTTGTTTCAATTCCTTCCTCACTAAACTAGTCTAGACTAGATAACTTGTTTAACTCAATACTGTACACATTTCATTCCAAAGTTTCAGTTTTTACCGTGTATAATAAACATGCTCTTATTGTTGTCTTGACTAGAAGCACCTTGATGAAGATTAAGCTATTTCTAGAGGATTTGTGATTGTTTCATGGGCAATACTTGCCGTGGATCTTTCGGAGTAAAACAATACCAGCACGGGGGCCTTAATCACCCCCAAGATCGTTCCAACTCCAACCACACCGACACCAATAACAACTCTGCTCACTCTATTAACTCACCTACCACTGTAACACCTCAACAATTTCTAAAGGACAAAGATTCCCCCATTCCCGACAATAATCACAAGCACAATAATTTACCAATACCACTTGGTAGCCCTAAAAAGGAAACCACGATGAACCGTAGCAGCAACAACCTGTCTTCTTATGTCTTGGGTCACGTCACTCCTAATATTCGTGATCTTTACACTCTTGGACGTAAATTAGGACAAGGCCAGTTTGGAACCACTTATTTATGCACCGAGAATACCACGGGAACTGAATATGCTTGTAAATCTATCTCCAAGAGAAAGCTGATATCACGAGAAGATGTGGAGGACGTTAGGAGGGAGATTCAGATAATGCACCACTTGGCTGGTCACAACAATATTGTGACCATTAAGGGTGCCTATGAGGACCATTTATATGTCCATATTGTCATGGAACTCTGTAACGGGGGTGAGTTGTTTGATAGGATCATTCAAAGAGGACACTATAGTGAGAGGAGGGCTGCTGAATTGACAAAGATTATTGTAGGCGTGGTTGAGTCATGCCACTCACTCGGGGTTATGCATAGAGATCTAAAGCCCGAGAATTTTTTGTTAGTCAACAAGGATGATGATTTCTCTCTCAAGGCAATTGATTTTGGACTCTCAGTTTTCTTCAAGCCAGGTATATGATAAGCAATTGagtttatatatatttttggcTGTATTACATTATCCACATTTCATGAAGATGTTCGGTACACATGTCAGTTCCACTTAAATACTAACTTTTACCAATACTTAATATTGTTTCAGGTCAGATCTTCAATGATGTGGTTGGAAGCCCATATTATGTTGCTCCTGAGGTGCTTTTGAAGCACTACGGGCGAGAAGCAGATGTATGGACAGCAGGGGTTATATTATATATACTGCTAAGTGGCGTGCCCCCATTCTGGGCAGGTATGCATATAATTTAGACCAAAACTCAGGATCAACATATGACTGATGGACTGAAACTTCTACTCCCTTTGTTGATGTAGAAACCCAGCAGGGGATATTTGATGCGGTTTTGAAGGGAGACATTGATTTTGAATCAGACCCTTGGCCCGTGATTTCTGATAGTGCGAAGGATCTCATTCGAAAGATGTTATGCTCAAGACCTTCTGATCGATTGACTGCTCACGAAGTCTTATGTATGTTTTTGTTGTCTGCTAAAAGTATCCAATCTTATTCTATTTCATCGGGATCAGCATTTGTAAATTTCTGTCCATGTGTCGGTTATCTAATAATTTGCGACACAGTAATGCAGCCAAGTTAGACATTTTTTCCATTCTTTTTCCTTACACTCTTACAAATGATATAATTGTGTTGATTAATTGGTTGACATAATACATGTGTGACGTAAGAGTGAAAAATTGTTGATTCCAGATTTTATGGCAGTGCCACTGCCATTCCAACTGTTTTAGTAATATGTTCCATATCCCATATGTAGCTAGTGACCTTGTTAAGTTTTCTATAATTAGATCATTGTACAGTTTTATGGTACTTTTCAATagttatttttttataattaagtAGAGTACTGGGAACAACATTTTTGTTTGTTTACATTAAAATCTATCCAAATCTTCAGCAATGTCCATTATAAACTAAATGCAGTGGCAGCAAGTTGATCGCATGCATTGTAACATGCAATTATGCATTTTGTATCGTTGAAGAGTACAGTAGTGACAAAgttaaatttatatatttatcaGTTTATGTATATGTTCAATCGAGCTCATTGCTTTACCGTTCATGTTTGtttcattcattaaatataatgTAGGTCATCCTTGGATATGCGAAAATGGAGTTGCACCTGATAGATCCTTGGATTCAGCTGTACTATCTCGACTCAAACAATTTTCTGCAATGAATAAGCTGAAGAAGATGGCTTTACGGGTATGTAGATAATAAGCACGAGCATTTACGTTTAACGCAAGGATAATGTAATGGAGTGACATTTGCACTTCTTTATATAGTGGTGTTTATATGTTCATGTCTTCATGATGCCTCGAGTCCTCTCTAGTCTAATTTTTCCTGACCGACTAACAAACTTATGTGCAGAAGTTTAGACACTTAATCATCCATGTCTCATGTAGTGGAATATTTATTGCATGCATGTTCTGTCAGGTGACAAAATTTTTGCTCTAGAAGAAGCCTATTTCATCGTGTCTGCACTCTGCAGGTTATAGCTGAAAGTTTATCAGAGGAGGAAATTGCTGGTTTGAAAGAAATGTTCAAGGCAATGGATACTGATAACAGTGGTGCAATTACATTTGATGAACTCAAGGCTGGTTTAAGAAAATATGGTTCAACCTTGAAGGATACAGAGATACGTGACCTTATGGATGCGGTAAGATTTTGTTTAAGAAAGTATTATAATTGGTTTTCCTTCTGAAATAATAAGTTAGGGCTCTAAAAATTGAACTGAAATTGTAGATTAGGAAATCACAGGTTTAGTCAAATCTTAAGTACGACAGATTTTGGGGGAGAAGTATGAGCAGGAATGGGTTGGATATTAGTGAAGTCTATAAGAGCGTCAGATCATTTTATATATCATTTACAACAGACAATTACTGTACTTGATGACATCAGTCTTGCATCTATAACGTCTGTACTCACGCATCTCATGCTATGCATAACTATCTAGATAGTAATTGGTAACAACAATACTTTTTCTGCGGGTAGCAGCCAGATACTACTATAACTTCCTTGGTGTCTGAAATAATATGTTGGGGCTCTAAAAATTGAACTGAAATTGTAGATTAGGAAATCACAGGTTTAGTCAAATCTTAAGTGCGGCAAATTTTGGGGGAGAAGTATGAGCAGGAACGGGTTGGATATTAGGGAAGGCTATAAGAGCCTCAGATCATTTTATGTATCATTTACAACAGACAATTATTGTACTTAATGAGTCTCGCATCTATAACGTCTGTACTCACGCATCTCACGCTATGCATAACTATCTAGATACTAATTGGTAATAACAATACTTTTTCCGTGAGTAGCAGCCAGATACTACTATAACTTCCTTGGTGTCCGACGATTTCCTTTCCAAGGTAGTACCATAGCCATTGCTTATCCCCGGTTGTGTTAAATGCTTTTTCTCTGTAATACAATCCCGCCCTGATTTTTAAAGATATTCGCTTTCTTGACTCATATTTGGGCATATGATCAAACATGTCCTAGccataaaaaaaaattaagtcCTATGTCCTCCATCCTTAACGATCCAGAAGCTCTCCTCTGTCATGCACATCCACCCAGATCTTCTAATGATTGCTTGAGTGTTAATTTGTTGATTCATGATTATCCATTTATTGTTTCATGAGTGGCCATGATTGAAACCTGGCCCTTCAGTTTTACAGATTATGAAGGAAGTTTTGCTTTTTAAAAATGTCTAAATAGAAAACAGGTGGATCCTATTCTGACAATTCACCCCACATATTCCACTTTCCAACACACAGACAGAACCTTTCTTCTGAAATTACTCTTATTATCAACGTTGGTTTTCCACCAAACATCATTCTTTGGATGCATCACTTAAACTTATGGACGCTGCTTTGCTGCCTCCTAATTGTCGCGTTTCTTTGAAACATATTTACTACACCGGAGTTATTTAAAATGTTATTCATCATATTTTTAGCTTATGACTTCAGTAGCTAATCTGCTTTGTGAACTGCTACATCTGTGCTAGGTATATTGCAAATGTACCAAGACAAATTTTAAGGTTCCAGGCATAGGTTAGTGCCTTTCAGATATGTAACTTTAAGACGATGTCAATGGCATGTTGCACATTTCGTAATATCTTTCCACAGTTCTTTAATATTAAGCAGTAATTTGATTGCTGCCGTCTTCATTCTGGCCCACTTTGTTTGCGGCGAGTCTGGCAATTTTAAATTTGTCAATtgacaattttttaaaattaaaactaacaaaaaaagaaataaaaagtgGAAACAGGAAAGCAGTTGCACGTGGGGAGCTAGTAAGCACTAATCTACTACAACTAGAATCCAAAGTAGAAAACAAAACGGATACATACTGACATACATACATAGAACGGATACGTACTGGCATACATACATAGACCGTCGTCAAATACAGCGATCCATCTTTGACTTGTAAATAACTCCGCATTCCTTAGTGATGCAAAAAAATAAGAGATCTTGATTAGTGGAGAACTTTTTCTCAAATTTAGGTTGATGATTTAACTTAATAAATCTAAGCCTTCTTGTCTATCTTCTCAGTTCCAAGTTCCAACTTTAGAGGTTGTGGACCTAAATTTCTTTTGCTCATCAGGACTCTCAGGATAAAATGAGATAATACTACCCTTGGACGTTAATGAAAAGATTCTTCTTCCCAAAATGATAAACATCACAACTGAATAGCCAAGTTTGTTGACCGAGTAAGCTGTGATTGACATTCACAGGGACAACATCACATTAATCACCAGTCTTTTTGGTGAGTAAAAAGAACTGAGCAACATTAAGATACCAATATTGAAGTTGCCAATCCAAGCAACATGATGGCTTCAGATGGGATCTATAAGAATATAGAACGAAGGAAGAAGTTCCTTTAAATCAGCCCAGTCATCAACCATTAGTTTAAAGTATTATCAACATTATTATTATCTTTCTTGCATGCTACACCCAACATGGTGATTAGTTCTGGTGGGACATTTGATGTGCTTTATACCCCTTTCCCTCGCATCAAAAGAAATGAC carries:
- the LOC141693732 gene encoding tetraketide alpha-pyrone reductase 1 codes for the protein MMKGKVCVTGASGFLASWLIKRLLLSGYHVIGTVRDPDDDKKLAHLWKLEGAKDRLQLVKAELTEEGSFDSAIFGCAGVFHTASPVLGRPTSDPKAEILKPAIDGTLNVLRSCKKNPSLRRVVLTSSSSTVRARDVSSPNVALDESSWSSVELCEQYQIWYALSKTLAEKAAWEFCNNNNIDLVTVLPSFVIGPSLPQHLCSTAADVLGLLKGETIRFQYHGRMGYVHIDDVALCHILVYEHKDAHGRYLCSSTVVDNEELTSLLSARYPTLPIPRKFEKLDRPYYELDTTKLRSLGFKFKSLEEMFDDCVAYLKEQGHLQLL
- the LOC141693731 gene encoding calcium-dependent protein kinase 26 yields the protein MGNTCRGSFGVKQYQHGGLNHPQDRSNSNHTDTNNNSAHSINSPTTVTPQQFLKDKDSPIPDNNHKHNNLPIPLGSPKKETTMNRSSNNLSSYVLGHVTPNIRDLYTLGRKLGQGQFGTTYLCTENTTGTEYACKSISKRKLISREDVEDVRREIQIMHHLAGHNNIVTIKGAYEDHLYVHIVMELCNGGELFDRIIQRGHYSERRAAELTKIIVGVVESCHSLGVMHRDLKPENFLLVNKDDDFSLKAIDFGLSVFFKPGQIFNDVVGSPYYVAPEVLLKHYGREADVWTAGVILYILLSGVPPFWAETQQGIFDAVLKGDIDFESDPWPVISDSAKDLIRKMLCSRPSDRLTAHEVLCHPWICENGVAPDRSLDSAVLSRLKQFSAMNKLKKMALRVIAESLSEEEIAGLKEMFKAMDTDNSGAITFDELKAGLRKYGSTLKDTEIRDLMDAADVDNSGTIDYGEFVAATLHLNKLDREEHLVAAFRYFDKDGSGYITVDELQQAWAEHNMTDVFLEDIIKEVDQDNDGRIDYGEFVAMMQKGNAGIGRRTMRNSLNMSMRDAPGAHS